A single Halarcobacter anaerophilus DNA region contains:
- a CDS encoding peroxiredoxin has protein sequence MDAYDAKTGHYTEVSSEDYKGKWHVVCFYPADFTFVCPTEIAAMNAKYDEFQELGVEILAVSTDTKFSHKRFVETEPLLKDLKLTIGADGTGEVSRAFGVMIEEEGQALRGRFLINPDGVVVAQEVQAPMVGRNVKEFLRQVKAWQHASKTGEVCPAGWTPGKKTLPVNTDVEQMTGRVGDYITIDEIMA, from the coding sequence ATGGATGCGTATGATGCAAAAACAGGTCATTATACAGAAGTTAGCAGTGAAGATTATAAAGGTAAATGGCATGTAGTTTGTTTTTATCCGGCAGATTTTACCTTTGTTTGTCCAACAGAGATTGCGGCAATGAATGCAAAATATGATGAGTTTCAAGAGTTAGGAGTAGAGATTTTAGCAGTATCAACAGATACAAAATTTTCTCACAAAAGATTTGTAGAGACTGAGCCATTATTAAAAGATTTAAAACTAACAATAGGTGCAGACGGTACAGGAGAAGTAAGTAGAGCATTTGGAGTAATGATAGAAGAAGAAGGGCAAGCACTAAGAGGAAGATTTTTAATAAATCCAGACGGTGTAGTTGTAGCACAAGAGGTACAAGCTCCAATGGTAGGAAGAAACGTAAAAGAGTTTTTAAGACAAGTAAAAGCTTGGCAGCATGCAAGTAAAACAGGAGAGGTTTGTCCTGCTGGATGGACTCCTGGTAAAAAAACACTTCCAGTTAATACTGACGTTGAGCAAATGACTGGTAGAGTCGGTGACTACATTACTATTGATGAAATTATGGCTTAA